The Streptomyces europaeiscabiei genome window below encodes:
- a CDS encoding family 78 glycoside hydrolase catalytic domain: protein MVLTAWFALVGGLTGQLPLASAAQDAPTALTANSLTTPVDVAPGSTPLLGWQVGGERQTAYRIQVATTSSALTGTPDIWDSGQVTSTANSNVSYDGPDLTASSRYYWRIRTWDSSGAASPWSAAASFGTGPGTTWSGATPVWSGAPTAWTDYTFRGSFVINAKYASVTFRAQNTSNYYLWQFKGNGENTIAPQVQKNGTFTALKTAQALPFALTTGSTYDFKIVASGSTFTTSLKAHSDSTWTQVDTTTDTTFNSGGIGFRTGLTEQATFDDITVTDSGDQSLYSNDFNDSDNADFTCGTILSNALFVDKAKNCGTGFPTAWTNYTFQGSFVINAKYAGVTFRAQNTSNYYLWQFKGNGENTIAPQVQKNGTFTALKTAQALPFALTTGSTYDFKIVASGSTFTTSLKAHSDSTWTQVDTTTDTTFSAGGIGFRTGSTEQATFDDITVTDPNNRSLYGNDFSDASNADFTCGAITGGALSVGTSKNCGTGLLTVPSWTFLRGATKLAAGKSVAWAHLYATGASTTPARQYVYKLWVNGSFVGVGPTRPVGSEARYDGYDVTSLLNAGATNTIGALAYTTSSQRFLAKLVVRYTDGTTKTFGTGSNWKALDGTSVLPNVGSIGTGYYTAPKENFDARRYPFGFATAGFDASAWPSAVTKSAFTDLQPTPTAKVRQTFKTPVSVTEYSSGNYFIDYGRTWIGGLSLNLTGTSGQVVDIRYGEVTSGTNTVKYQTSGGNTYQDKWVLKSGSQQLETWGPRVFRYVQVIGAPTGLTEADFKAEAYVYPFDESAGVFDSSDTSLNKVWALSRNTIEATNLNLYVDSWERERDIYEADTYLQLMGHLYTGGDATLGDYSLNFLKSNRTWPTEWPMYVILAMHDSYETTGNTAPLSAAYTALQGKLPDEWFESSTGLIHKTTGSSGASSCNDCDIVDWPTSERDGYVFTSYNTVINAIAYRSYEDMADIATALGKSSDAATYTAKADAIKDAVNERMWDSTKGAYRDGLKNDGTVIDHYAVQASAFATALGIADSSQASQVASYLGTRGMACSVYCAPFVIQSLYEGNRPDLAHTMLTSTGTRSWMNMINDGAGATMEAWDLSLKSNTTYSHPWAASPAFTIPQSMFGIQPNTPGYRTFQVKPQPTSVTWANVTVPTAHGTIGAAYDTTSGGRVDIGVSVPANTTASVYLPGGTASTTSVFMNGDSVSATYDNGFMRVDDVEPGCHVVTTTSDSTPYTNTKLTGIC from the coding sequence CTGGCGCATCCGCACGTGGGACTCCTCGGGCGCGGCCTCCCCCTGGTCGGCAGCCGCCTCCTTCGGCACGGGGCCGGGCACCACCTGGTCCGGGGCCACCCCGGTCTGGAGCGGCGCCCCGACCGCGTGGACCGACTACACGTTCCGGGGCAGCTTCGTCATCAACGCCAAATACGCCAGTGTCACCTTCCGCGCACAGAACACCAGCAACTACTACCTGTGGCAGTTCAAGGGCAACGGCGAGAACACCATCGCCCCCCAGGTCCAGAAGAACGGCACCTTCACCGCCCTCAAGACCGCCCAGGCCCTCCCCTTCGCCCTCACCACCGGCTCCACCTACGACTTCAAGATCGTCGCCTCCGGCTCGACCTTCACCACCTCCCTGAAGGCGCACTCCGACAGCACCTGGACCCAGGTCGACACCACCACCGACACCACGTTCAACTCGGGCGGCATCGGCTTCCGCACGGGACTGACCGAGCAGGCCACCTTCGACGACATCACCGTGACCGACAGCGGTGACCAGTCCCTCTACAGCAACGACTTCAACGACTCCGACAACGCCGACTTCACCTGCGGCACCATCCTGAGCAACGCGCTGTTCGTCGACAAGGCGAAGAACTGCGGCACCGGGTTCCCGACCGCCTGGACGAACTACACGTTCCAGGGCAGCTTCGTCATCAACGCCAAATACGCCGGCGTCACCTTCCGCGCACAGAACACCAGCAACTACTACCTGTGGCAGTTCAAGGGCAACGGCGAGAACACCATCGCCCCCCAGGTCCAGAAGAACGGCACCTTCACCGCCCTCAAGACCGCCCAGGCCCTCCCCTTCGCCCTCACCACCGGCTCCACCTACGACTTCAAGATCGTCGCCTCCGGCTCGACCTTCACCACCTCCCTGAAGGCGCACTCCGACAGCACCTGGACCCAGGTCGACACCACCACCGACACCACCTTCTCCGCCGGCGGCATCGGCTTCCGCACCGGCAGCACCGAGCAGGCCACCTTCGACGACATCACCGTCACCGACCCCAACAACCGGTCCCTGTACGGCAACGACTTCAGCGACGCCTCGAACGCCGACTTCACCTGCGGCGCCATCACCGGTGGCGCCCTGTCCGTCGGCACGAGCAAGAACTGCGGCACCGGACTGCTGACGGTTCCGAGCTGGACCTTCCTCCGCGGCGCCACCAAGCTGGCCGCCGGCAAGAGCGTCGCCTGGGCCCACCTGTACGCCACGGGCGCCTCCACCACCCCGGCACGGCAGTATGTCTACAAGCTGTGGGTCAACGGCAGCTTCGTCGGCGTCGGCCCGACCCGCCCGGTCGGATCCGAGGCCCGCTACGACGGCTACGACGTCACGTCCCTGCTGAACGCGGGCGCCACCAACACCATCGGCGCGCTCGCCTACACCACCAGCAGCCAGCGCTTCCTCGCCAAACTGGTGGTCCGGTACACCGACGGCACCACCAAGACCTTCGGCACAGGCTCCAACTGGAAGGCCCTCGACGGCACCAGCGTCCTGCCGAACGTCGGCTCCATCGGCACCGGGTACTACACAGCGCCCAAGGAGAACTTCGACGCCCGCCGCTACCCGTTCGGCTTCGCCACGGCCGGCTTCGACGCCTCCGCCTGGCCCTCGGCGGTCACCAAGAGCGCCTTCACCGACCTCCAGCCGACGCCGACCGCGAAGGTCCGGCAGACGTTCAAGACACCCGTCTCGGTCACCGAGTACTCCTCCGGCAACTACTTCATCGACTACGGCCGCACCTGGATCGGTGGTCTGTCCCTGAACCTGACCGGCACCTCCGGGCAGGTGGTTGACATCCGCTACGGCGAGGTCACCTCCGGCACCAACACGGTCAAGTACCAGACGTCGGGCGGCAACACCTACCAGGACAAGTGGGTCCTGAAGTCCGGTAGCCAGCAACTGGAAACCTGGGGCCCGCGCGTCTTCCGGTACGTCCAGGTCATCGGCGCCCCCACCGGGCTGACCGAGGCCGACTTCAAGGCCGAGGCGTACGTCTACCCGTTCGACGAGTCGGCAGGCGTCTTCGACTCCTCCGACACCTCGCTCAACAAGGTCTGGGCGCTGTCCCGCAACACCATCGAGGCGACCAACCTGAACCTGTACGTCGACTCGTGGGAGCGCGAGCGCGACATCTACGAGGCCGACACCTACCTCCAGCTCATGGGTCACCTCTACACCGGCGGCGACGCGACACTGGGCGACTACTCGCTGAACTTCCTGAAGTCCAACCGCACCTGGCCCACCGAGTGGCCCATGTACGTCATCCTGGCCATGCACGACAGCTACGAGACGACCGGCAACACCGCCCCCCTGTCAGCCGCGTACACCGCGCTGCAGGGCAAGCTGCCGGACGAGTGGTTCGAGTCCTCGACCGGTCTGATCCACAAGACGACCGGTAGCTCGGGTGCCAGCAGCTGCAACGACTGCGACATCGTCGACTGGCCCACCTCCGAGCGCGACGGCTACGTCTTCACCTCCTACAACACCGTCATCAACGCCATCGCCTACCGCTCCTACGAGGACATGGCCGACATCGCCACCGCGCTGGGCAAGAGCTCGGACGCCGCCACCTACACGGCCAAGGCCGACGCCATCAAGGACGCGGTCAACGAGCGGATGTGGGACTCCACCAAGGGTGCCTACCGCGACGGGCTGAAGAACGACGGCACGGTGATCGACCACTACGCCGTCCAGGCCAGCGCCTTCGCCACCGCGCTCGGCATAGCCGACTCCTCGCAGGCCTCGCAGGTGGCCTCCTACCTGGGCACCCGCGGCATGGCGTGCAGCGTGTACTGCGCCCCGTTCGTCATCCAGTCCCTGTACGAGGGCAACCGGCCCGACCTCGCCCACACCATGCTGACGTCGACCGGAACCCGCAGCTGGATGAACATGATCAACGACGGGGCGGGCGCCACCATGGAGGCCTGGGACCTGTCGCTGAAGTCCAACACCACCTACTCCCACCCGTGGGCGGCCTCTCCCGCCTTCACCATCCCCCAGAGCATGTTCGGTATCCAGCCCAACACCCCCGGCTACCGAACCTTCCAGGTCAAGCCCCAGCCGACCTCGGTCACCTGGGCCAACGTCACGGTTCCCACCGCACACGGCACCATCGGCGCCGCGTACGACACCACCAGCGGCGGACGCGTCGACATCGGCGTGAGCGTCCCGGCCAACACGACCGCCTCGGTGTACCTGCCCGGCGGAACGGCGAGCACGACCAGCGTCTTCATGAACGGCGACAGCGTCTCCGCCACCTACGACAACGGCTTCATGCGCGTCGACGACGTCGAGCCGGGCTGCCACGTCGTCACCACGACCTCCGACAGCACTCCGTACACCAACACCAAACTGACCGGCATCTGCTGA
- a CDS encoding RHS repeat-associated core domain-containing protein: protein MLQLANLHGDIALQLPADTAVAPTVLDADEFGNARPGQQATRCNWLGAHQCSSETVTGLSLVGARLYDPATGRFLSADPVQGGSANACDSPNADPVNQFDLDGRSAKKKRVEARACWSLGYSGCVFASYLSGIPLWNIGTSKSRNNAVRHCIWQAALTFFLRCGCRQAAGRRPRVRRPQPRVPQGPVQTTGRHAPSSAAAGTAGRWSTTTATAALHTVGNWLYNRGFLAR from the coding sequence TTGCTCCAACTGGCCAACCTGCACGGTGACATCGCCCTGCAGCTGCCGGCCGACACGGCGGTCGCCCCGACGGTTCTGGACGCCGACGAGTTCGGCAATGCCCGGCCCGGCCAGCAGGCAACCCGATGCAACTGGCTCGGCGCGCATCAGTGCTCGTCGGAGACCGTCACCGGGCTGTCGCTCGTGGGCGCCCGCCTGTACGACCCGGCCACCGGCCGTTTCCTGTCTGCCGACCCCGTCCAGGGCGGCAGCGCGAACGCGTGCGATTCCCCCAATGCCGATCCGGTCAACCAGTTCGACCTGGACGGTCGCTCGGCGAAGAAGAAACGTGTGGAGGCCAGGGCATGCTGGAGCCTGGGGTACAGCGGGTGTGTCTTCGCGTCGTACCTGTCGGGCATCCCGCTGTGGAACATCGGCACCAGCAAGTCACGCAACAATGCCGTCCGTCACTGCATTTGGCAGGCAGCGCTGACCTTCTTTCTTCGGTGCGGCTGCCGCCAAGCGGCTGGGCGACGCCCACGAGTACGGAGACCGCAGCCCCGAGTCCCGCAAGGACCAGTACAAACAACCGGCAGGCACGCGCCTTCGTCGGCAGCAGCTGGAACCGCAGGCAGATGGTCTACTACAACAGCTACGGCCGCCCTGCACACCGTCGGGAACTGGCTCTACAACCGGGGATTCCTGGCGAGGTGA
- a CDS encoding pPIWI_RE module domain-containing protein: protein MPDPARGPFTVPMHTLALPEHWEEPVLRLHRDGLDERQAERRRRVPTKRINQLLRATAPDIVTVDSTARFGSANPWLYCTGPYPIAVTNLYVATWLKSLQRNPDDPETTGLLMDCFRDLDTSALSWQQGMVDLLELRDTPRQTAVPSAHVYRLLPDVLAARITCLAPYEHNGKQLTFRQVAGLGGSRGAGSGGAELMSELIEYVPKRRGGGDGKPAYYAATIRVTVRTVPFSPVPRVHLSAGVRRFVSGKVFIPYGKGVSAYLLPDASLVLDGPAPQRFAVAMLDWRNGTTEWRQGGPEGMLTQITALDALPSPDRLVKEADHWIHGRDGIRIAVGHHAVMGKHTIGTGLMPSERRRLIEWAEQAIAPEFVPIPALTRSSYARPPKKQLKKLPPIPKKEQTPEDLAAILDQRELFSAHNAQVLRARLAEALEGEDLTTLVLYQSDIMRDQIVAAAEAGLGLAGLRREEAADTWVWESEELTVRLHARRLGSLGGPLGGDRVPCRGKEHDEAIADRRTQVAEAMNSLRATVPGMRLAIVELDGQDAFQHARRRSDPKYAIRLGCADASLVTQFIRPLDSDAEKQEQAMEDARMRAASAWSDGMRQTGMRLLPQHTLGDLIPVGLNQVAFHLVERRHDGPTGRQQFTPIAILIRPGAKCVLGRSADMHGWVPYPELLKALTGRVEAKRTSADQAALMAAFIKQTLSSLRSTPTLVLAHAQDLRKRWMWLKNDGLEQDRLGLDGGPTQRIGLYGKQLRVVRVADGTRDETAQWWAEREELKPELEGQQRGGFAMGLWKPGVQGDPGRVFYSTVGKSSTQTKLTNDDAKLTPHTNPSGNSAHRPTANAWNPDLLEFTVACLQPGDDAEAWAAFVHQQRFSEDYREARDGLGMPLILHLARLADDYALPHEIDDSVDPTQPQPAAPPDGELRGQLTFDFDDGDDDE from the coding sequence ATGCCTGACCCGGCTCGGGGACCGTTCACGGTCCCGATGCACACGCTCGCCCTCCCCGAGCACTGGGAGGAACCCGTCCTGCGCCTGCACCGCGACGGGTTGGACGAGCGGCAGGCCGAGCGACGCCGGCGAGTGCCGACGAAGCGCATCAACCAGCTGCTGCGCGCCACCGCCCCGGACATCGTCACGGTCGACTCAACGGCCCGGTTCGGCTCGGCGAACCCCTGGTTGTACTGCACGGGTCCGTACCCGATCGCGGTGACCAATCTCTACGTCGCCACCTGGCTCAAGAGCCTCCAGAGGAACCCGGACGACCCCGAGACGACGGGGCTGCTGATGGACTGCTTCCGGGATCTGGACACGTCCGCCCTCAGTTGGCAGCAGGGCATGGTTGATCTGCTCGAACTACGGGATACCCCACGCCAGACCGCGGTCCCCTCAGCCCACGTGTACCGGCTCCTTCCCGACGTCCTCGCAGCCAGGATCACCTGCCTGGCGCCGTACGAGCACAACGGGAAGCAACTCACCTTCCGCCAAGTGGCGGGTCTCGGCGGCTCCCGCGGAGCGGGCAGCGGCGGCGCCGAGCTGATGTCCGAGCTCATCGAGTACGTGCCCAAGCGTCGCGGAGGAGGCGACGGAAAGCCGGCGTACTACGCCGCGACCATCCGGGTCACCGTACGTACCGTGCCGTTCTCGCCCGTTCCGCGGGTCCACCTGAGTGCCGGTGTCCGTCGATTCGTGAGCGGCAAGGTGTTCATTCCTTATGGCAAGGGCGTGTCGGCCTACCTGCTGCCGGACGCCTCACTTGTGCTCGACGGCCCTGCCCCGCAGCGCTTCGCGGTCGCCATGCTGGACTGGAGGAACGGCACGACCGAGTGGCGACAGGGCGGACCGGAGGGAATGCTCACCCAGATCACCGCTCTTGACGCGCTGCCCTCTCCGGACCGGCTGGTCAAGGAGGCCGACCACTGGATCCACGGCCGGGACGGCATCCGGATCGCCGTCGGGCATCACGCGGTCATGGGTAAGCACACCATCGGCACGGGCCTGATGCCCAGCGAACGACGGAGGCTCATCGAGTGGGCGGAACAGGCGATCGCCCCGGAGTTCGTGCCCATTCCGGCACTCACGCGCAGCTCGTACGCTCGACCGCCAAAGAAGCAGTTGAAGAAGTTGCCGCCCATTCCCAAGAAGGAGCAGACGCCCGAGGATCTCGCCGCGATTCTTGACCAGCGAGAACTCTTCTCGGCGCACAACGCCCAGGTGCTCCGCGCCCGGCTGGCCGAGGCTTTGGAGGGTGAGGATCTCACGACGCTCGTTCTCTATCAGTCGGACATCATGCGTGATCAGATCGTCGCTGCCGCGGAGGCTGGACTGGGTCTCGCCGGGCTCCGGCGGGAGGAGGCAGCCGACACGTGGGTCTGGGAGTCGGAGGAGCTGACGGTTCGGCTGCACGCCCGGCGACTGGGCTCGCTGGGTGGCCCACTGGGTGGTGATCGCGTGCCCTGCAGGGGCAAGGAGCACGACGAGGCCATCGCGGACCGCCGGACCCAGGTGGCGGAAGCCATGAACAGCCTGCGCGCGACCGTTCCGGGCATGCGGTTGGCCATCGTGGAACTCGACGGCCAGGACGCCTTCCAACATGCCCGGCGGCGCAGCGACCCGAAGTACGCGATCCGTCTCGGCTGCGCCGACGCGAGCCTGGTGACCCAGTTCATCCGTCCCTTGGACTCCGACGCTGAAAAGCAGGAGCAGGCCATGGAGGACGCGCGGATGCGTGCTGCATCGGCCTGGTCAGACGGTATGCGCCAAACCGGTATGCGGTTGCTGCCGCAGCACACTCTCGGCGACCTCATCCCCGTTGGCCTGAACCAGGTGGCCTTCCATCTCGTGGAGCGCCGCCACGACGGGCCCACGGGCAGGCAGCAGTTCACGCCGATCGCGATTCTCATCCGACCGGGCGCGAAGTGCGTCCTCGGCAGGTCGGCGGACATGCACGGATGGGTTCCGTATCCGGAACTCCTCAAGGCGTTGACCGGACGCGTTGAGGCAAAGAGGACCAGCGCCGACCAGGCGGCGCTCATGGCGGCCTTCATCAAGCAGACGCTGTCGAGCTTGCGCAGCACCCCGACGCTCGTACTGGCACATGCCCAGGACCTGCGGAAGCGCTGGATGTGGCTGAAGAACGACGGACTGGAGCAGGATCGCCTCGGTCTCGACGGAGGGCCGACGCAGCGGATCGGACTCTACGGCAAGCAATTGCGAGTCGTCCGGGTCGCCGATGGCACCAGGGACGAAACGGCGCAGTGGTGGGCGGAGCGGGAGGAACTCAAACCTGAGCTGGAGGGCCAGCAGCGAGGGGGCTTTGCGATGGGGTTGTGGAAGCCCGGCGTACAGGGCGATCCGGGCCGCGTCTTCTACAGCACGGTCGGCAAGTCCAGTACCCAGACGAAGCTCACCAACGATGACGCGAAGCTGACGCCGCACACCAACCCGTCGGGCAACAGCGCACACCGGCCGACGGCGAACGCCTGGAACCCGGATCTTCTCGAATTCACGGTCGCCTGTCTCCAGCCAGGCGACGATGCAGAAGCCTGGGCGGCGTTCGTGCACCAGCAGCGTTTCAGCGAGGACTACCGAGAGGCCCGCGATGGCCTGGGCATGCCCCTCATCCTGCACCTCGCGCGGTTGGCGGACGACTATGCCCTGCCGCACGAGATCGATGACTCCGTAGATCCGACGCAGCCCCAGCCCGCGGCTCCGCCAGACGGGGAGCTGCGGGGGCAGCTGACCTTCGATTTCGATGACGGGGATGACGACGAGTGA
- a CDS encoding pPIWI_RE_Z domain-containing protein, translating into MRDRSGWHRRCSPKELTEVWPANLGSFRPGDLLDIELGLYLLQNVTPTRTAADVWPLLGGYPYSEAFGDVRTDEQRLRVLRARHYLWDLRRRHAWREALADYLTVPQQLRGYDLDGLDDVPRRREPARAARRFEIFENLLSTAPDFSTRSVPFAEAGEYTFRVQDRTHSVVFEEELLSDTLPRAHALDAPPAGRGEPVDVTWAELEKAADTMDTTEAAAPHGPRNDWAGRLRRVKLLVRDEEAESFTEKGRLTVDRLLHLVGMVGAGKSTIRDILTYHVVTQTPRRVTIVVGDVAETLAVVEQFDRLGVRAAPILGHSTRERNISRLHRRTATAGAATMLGHDHAGFAYLSSACPVDVLRGLEARRPLGIREAPCLTLFTVPEVEPADGDPLLDDESPAVRDSRRPKPQRRLCPLWNRCPRHRGARDLVDAQVWVATPAGLVHSSVPQHQHDDQLRYLELACRMSDLIIVDEADRVQMQLDTAFAPASTLVGKAPNSWFDEVAVHKFQQMARDGRLQLSARDVDDWTNAVNTVSAATDRLYSLLVKDDGLRRWISTDYFSAFTLHSLLLDSWFPGRNEGERPPAAARSLDVALGRFRDDPLHEQQSGTGDDEVTPLVNTFVHLTLELLHAPQGARTRERLREALTDVVSDDCGVLADIDLQARRFEFTLILSALHSRLDFMTTLWPRVEAALNLESASNVLSRRPPKDYEAVIPESPMGNVLGFQFRHDDRERDGDRSGELRFFHCNGVGRELLMRLGDLCAVDGRPGPHVLLMSATSWAGTSSRYHVHTDVGAVLRPRDEEVEAVLGSEFRKEFLYWPGGDQPKPLRLSGCDPEERPQVLLHMLHQLAVPDRSLPDSVSMLDAELDEIDDPERRRILLLVGSYDEARRAAEYLNQIPEWNGRVTQLVSDDADADTAWTRLPEDNAARTLPRGDVKSFPSVGGDLLVAPLLAVERGHNIVLRGGKAAIGTVYFLARPHPRPDDISLAIQSINDWAVRQLRDIDGTFWQGALAEATPDRAAVAFRSRARRQWNRYLTRKLAWSSLRDDEKVAFTWDQLVVMWQVIGRLVRGGVPARVVFVDAAFSPREAGFQAMDTPDTSLLASMREVLAPYFAADGAADPEPPPIDKSLVRELYEPLYRALADMG; encoded by the coding sequence ATGCGTGACCGCAGTGGATGGCACCGACGCTGCTCGCCGAAGGAGCTCACCGAGGTATGGCCGGCGAACCTCGGCAGTTTCCGTCCCGGCGACCTCCTCGACATCGAACTGGGCCTGTACCTGCTTCAGAACGTGACGCCGACCCGTACTGCCGCCGACGTGTGGCCGCTGCTGGGCGGCTACCCGTACAGCGAAGCCTTCGGCGACGTGCGCACAGACGAACAGCGCCTGCGTGTCCTGAGGGCCCGCCACTACCTGTGGGACCTGCGTCGGCGCCATGCCTGGCGCGAGGCACTGGCCGACTATCTGACAGTTCCTCAGCAGCTGCGGGGATACGACCTCGACGGACTCGATGACGTACCGCGTCGCCGCGAGCCCGCACGCGCCGCGCGCCGCTTCGAGATCTTCGAAAATTTGCTCAGCACCGCGCCCGACTTCTCGACGCGCTCCGTTCCCTTCGCCGAGGCGGGTGAGTACACCTTCCGCGTACAGGACCGCACCCACTCCGTGGTGTTCGAGGAGGAACTGCTGTCGGACACCCTGCCCCGAGCACACGCTCTCGACGCGCCGCCCGCAGGACGGGGAGAGCCGGTAGACGTCACGTGGGCGGAACTCGAAAAGGCCGCCGACACGATGGACACCACAGAGGCGGCGGCACCGCATGGTCCCCGCAATGACTGGGCCGGGCGGCTTCGGCGCGTCAAACTGCTCGTGCGCGACGAGGAAGCCGAGAGCTTCACGGAGAAGGGGCGGCTGACGGTCGACCGGCTGCTGCACCTGGTGGGCATGGTCGGCGCCGGCAAGTCCACGATCCGCGACATCCTGACGTACCACGTCGTGACCCAGACACCCCGTCGCGTCACCATTGTCGTCGGCGACGTGGCGGAAACCCTTGCTGTCGTCGAGCAGTTCGACCGACTGGGCGTGCGGGCCGCGCCGATCCTCGGGCACTCCACGCGCGAGCGCAACATCAGCCGGCTGCACCGCCGCACCGCCACGGCCGGTGCGGCCACCATGCTGGGGCACGACCATGCGGGCTTCGCCTATCTGAGCAGTGCATGCCCGGTCGACGTTCTGCGCGGCCTGGAGGCGCGCCGACCCCTCGGCATCCGTGAGGCGCCGTGCCTGACCCTGTTCACCGTGCCCGAGGTCGAGCCTGCTGACGGCGATCCGCTGCTCGACGACGAGAGCCCGGCGGTGCGTGACTCCCGCCGCCCGAAGCCGCAGCGGCGGCTGTGCCCGCTGTGGAACCGCTGTCCCCGACATCGCGGGGCCCGCGACCTGGTCGACGCCCAGGTGTGGGTCGCCACGCCGGCCGGCCTGGTGCACAGCTCCGTGCCGCAGCACCAGCACGACGACCAGCTGAGGTATCTCGAGCTCGCCTGCCGGATGAGCGATCTCATCATCGTGGACGAGGCGGACCGGGTGCAGATGCAACTCGACACGGCCTTCGCGCCCGCCAGCACCCTCGTGGGCAAAGCCCCGAACTCCTGGTTCGACGAGGTCGCGGTGCACAAGTTCCAGCAGATGGCCCGTGACGGAAGGCTCCAGCTGTCCGCCCGTGACGTCGACGACTGGACCAACGCCGTCAACACGGTCAGCGCCGCCACCGACCGCCTCTACTCGCTACTCGTCAAGGACGACGGCCTCAGGCGCTGGATCAGCACGGACTACTTCAGCGCCTTCACCCTGCACAGTCTGCTCCTCGACAGCTGGTTTCCCGGCCGGAATGAGGGTGAGCGCCCTCCTGCGGCGGCCCGGAGCCTGGACGTCGCACTCGGACGGTTCAGGGACGATCCGTTGCACGAGCAGCAGAGCGGTACGGGAGACGATGAGGTGACTCCCCTGGTCAACACCTTCGTCCACCTCACCCTGGAGCTCCTGCACGCGCCTCAGGGAGCCCGAACCCGCGAACGGCTCCGCGAGGCCCTCACCGACGTCGTCTCGGACGACTGCGGCGTACTCGCCGATATCGACCTCCAGGCCCGGCGCTTCGAGTTCACGCTGATCCTGTCCGCTCTGCACAGCCGCCTCGACTTCATGACCACGCTGTGGCCGCGCGTCGAAGCCGCACTCAACCTGGAGAGCGCCTCCAACGTGCTCTCCAGGAGGCCTCCGAAGGACTATGAGGCGGTCATCCCCGAGTCGCCCATGGGCAATGTCCTCGGCTTCCAGTTCCGCCACGACGACCGCGAGCGAGATGGCGACCGCAGTGGCGAACTCCGCTTCTTCCACTGCAACGGCGTCGGCCGTGAGCTGCTCATGCGGCTGGGCGACCTGTGCGCCGTGGACGGCCGCCCCGGACCGCACGTCCTCCTGATGTCCGCCACGAGCTGGGCAGGCACCTCCAGCAGGTACCACGTGCACACCGACGTGGGGGCCGTACTGCGACCCCGCGACGAGGAGGTCGAGGCTGTGCTGGGCAGCGAGTTCCGCAAGGAGTTCCTGTACTGGCCCGGAGGCGACCAGCCGAAACCGTTGCGCTTGTCCGGCTGCGACCCTGAGGAGCGGCCGCAGGTCCTGCTGCACATGCTGCACCAGCTGGCTGTGCCCGACCGCAGCCTGCCCGACTCGGTGAGCATGCTGGACGCCGAACTGGACGAGATCGACGATCCGGAGCGACGCCGCATCCTCCTCCTCGTCGGTAGCTACGACGAGGCACGCAGGGCGGCCGAATACCTCAACCAGATCCCCGAGTGGAACGGACGTGTCACCCAGCTCGTGTCCGACGACGCGGACGCGGACACCGCCTGGACGCGGCTGCCGGAGGACAATGCCGCGCGCACCCTGCCGCGCGGGGACGTCAAGTCGTTTCCCTCCGTCGGCGGCGACCTCCTCGTCGCCCCGCTCCTCGCGGTGGAGCGCGGGCACAACATCGTGCTGCGTGGGGGCAAGGCCGCCATCGGCACCGTGTACTTCCTGGCCCGCCCCCACCCGCGCCCCGACGACATCTCGCTCGCCATCCAGTCCATCAACGACTGGGCCGTACGCCAACTCCGCGACATCGACGGCACGTTCTGGCAAGGCGCGCTCGCCGAGGCCACACCCGACCGAGCCGCCGTCGCCTTCCGCAGCCGTGCCCGCCGTCAATGGAACCGTTACCTGACCCGCAAACTCGCCTGGTCGAGCCTGCGGGACGACGAGAAGGTGGCGTTCACCTGGGACCAACTCGTCGTCATGTGGCAGGTCATCGGTCGACTCGTACGCGGCGGCGTGCCGGCCAGGGTGGTCTTCGTCGACGCGGCGTTCTCGCCGCGCGAAGCCGGGTTCCAGGCCATGGATACGCCCGACACGAGTCTTCTGGCGAGTATGCGCGAAGTCCTCGCCCCCTACTTCGCCGCAGACGGCGCGGCCGATCCCGAGCCTCCCCCGATCGACAAGTCGCTGGTCCGCGAGCTGTACGAACCGCTCTACCGCGCCCTTGCGGACATGGGCTGA